From Brassica oleracea var. oleracea cultivar TO1000 chromosome C3, BOL, whole genome shotgun sequence, a single genomic window includes:
- the LOC106334781 gene encoding uncharacterized protein LOC106334781, giving the protein MERNSFHYSTEKRSRAVDPGSGFGSSKRAKTHHAQLLSPLVVPVGHASFRLLSPISQVGAVIGKSGSVIKQLQQSTGAKIRVEEPPVGSPDRVITIIAQVDSSSRVKLGVDSNGNTEAERKEEDEVEVSKAQAAVIRVFEILAAEADSSTVVCRLLTESSHAGAVIGKGGQMVGRIRKETGCKIAIRTENLPICADCDDEMVEIEGNVNAVKKALVSVSRCLQDCQDVKKIRTVGNRPLEKETIQESSHRPLETIIQESLLRRSVEDYDYRPRGADMFPRGHLARPSDVIPHDALHHGHIDGVSQGTLRRHIEEDRQDALLWQIEAERHDALRRHIDLGPREVLYRPSDGVRGDVFRQHREVDTSSHDSLGRPYEMVQRDAVRGMQFESFQRDAFGRTIETIPQETLRRPSGDFLAHRSSTLDTHPHSITTSALMSNAVTLKPHQAEVEAENQDVVFKILCSIENAGGVIGTGGKVIRTLHSESGAFISVGNTIADCEERLITVTAPESPQRQSSPAQKAILLVFTRLFELATKKIVDNGSRMSITARLVVPTSQIGCLLGKGGAVVSEMRKATGAAIQILKAEQNPKCISENDQVVQITGEFPNVREAIFHVTSRLRDSLFSKSMKSSVTKSNSTLTTERIHRGQSDNPPSVGSHQSFGHPPTISTSLNRRSDDSFLSGSQLSANYLRPAGTDPYTRPEDPVPDRFNPSGGYSPNFGRRSTMDHNGISHHLTETASRMWASPPPAALRGLSDASGGLSSARPGHVLGSGHKSAIVTNTTVEIRVPENAMSFVYGEHGNNLEQLRQISGARVIVHEPQLGTSDRIIVISGTPDQTQSAQNLLHAFILKGETSLSKRCNLN; this is encoded by the exons ATGGAGCGAAACAGCTTTCACTATTCTACAGAAAAGAGATCCAGAGCCGTAGATCCGGGTTCAGGATTCGGATCTTCCAAAAGAGCGAAGACGCACCACGCGCAGCTACTCTCGCCTCTGGTTGTTCCCGTGGGACACGCGTCGTTCCGATTGCTCAGCCCAATATCGCAGGTCGGCGCGGTGATTGGAAAATCCGGAAGCGTGATCAAACAGCTCCAACAGTCAACGGGAGCCAAGATACGGGTCGAGGAGCCTCCGGTTGGGTCTCCGGATCGGGTCATCACGATCATAGCACAAGTGGATTCAAGCTCTAGGGTAAAGTTAGGTGTTGATAGCAATGGGAACACAGAGGCTGAGAGGAAGGAGGAGGATGAAGTTGAGGTATCTAAAGCACAAGCAGCGGTGATTCGTGTTTTCGAGATTCTAGCGGCTGAAGCGGATAGCAGTACGGTGGTGTGCCGTTTGTTGACGGAGTCTAGCCATGCTGGTGCTGTGATAGGCAAGGGTGGTCAAATGGTGGGGCGTATTAGGAAAGAAACTGGTTGCAAGATTGCTATACGGACTGAGAATTTGCCTATTTGCGCTGACTGTGATGATGAGATGGTGGAG ATTGAAGGTAATGTTAATGCTGTGAAGAAAGCGCTTGTATCTGTCTCCCGCTGCTTGCAAGATTGCCAAGATGTTAAGAAGATAAGGACGGTGGGAAACAGACCCCTTGAGAAAGAGACCATCCAAGAATCTTCGCATAGACCCTTAGAAACAATTATTCAGGAGTCTCTTCTTCGTAGGTCGGTTGAAGATTATGATTATAGACCGAGAGGAGCCGATATGTTTCCTCGGGGCCATTTAGCTCGCCCCAGTGATGTGATTCCTCATGATGCTCTGCATCATGGGCATATTGATGGGGTTTCTCAGGGTACTTTGCGCAGGCATATTGAGGAGGACCGTCAAGATGCTTTACTCTGGCAGATTGAAGCGGAACGGCATGATGCTTTACGCCGGCATATTGATCTGGGTCCACGAGAAGTGTTATACAGGCCTTCTGATGGTGTCAGGGGAGATGTTTTCCGACAGCACAGAGAGGTGGATACTTCTTCTCATGATTCCTTGGGTAGACCTTACGAGATGGTTCAACGTGATGCTGTTAGGGGCATGCAGTTTGAGTCGTTTCAACGTGATGCTTTTGGGAGGACTATTGAAACAATCCCACAAGAAACTCTTCGTCGGCCAAGTGGAGATTTTCTTGCTCATCGTAGTTCCACTCTAGATACTCATCCTCACAGCATTACGACCTCCGCTCTAATGAGTAACGCTGTCACCTTGAAACCACATCAAGCAGAAGTGGAAGCAGAGAACCAAGACGTAGTTTTTAAGATACTTTGTTCCATTGAAAATGCTGGTGGAGTTATTGGGACAGGGGGTAAAGTTATAAGGACGCTTCATAGCGAGTCAGGTGCCTTCATAAGTGTGGGAAATACAATTGCTGACTGTGAAGAACGTTTAATTACAGTTACTGCACCAGAG AGTCCTCAACGTCAAAGCTCGCCAGCCCAGAAAGCTATTCTCCTTGTTTTTACTAGATTATTTGAGCTTGCCACTAAAAAAATCGTAGACAATGGCTCAAGGATGTCTATAACTGCACGGCTTGTGGTCCCAACAAGTCAGATTGGTTGTTTGCTGGGAAAAGGAGGTGCTGTTGTTTCCGAAATGCGGAAAGCCACGGGGGCTGCCATTCAAATTTTGAAGGCTGAGCAGAATCCAAAATGTATTTCAGAGAATGATCAAGTTGTGCAG ATTACAGGAGAGTTCCCCAATGTAAGAGAAGCCATTTTCCATGTTACGAGCAGGCTGCGAGACAGTCTTTTCTCTAAATCAATGAAAAGTTCCGTAACCAAGAGCAACTCCACCTTAACTACAGAGAGAATCCACCGCGGACAATCAGATAATCCTCCGTCTGTTGGGTCTCATCAGTCCTTTGGTCATCCACCTACCATCTCTACAAGTCTAAACAGAAGATCTGATGACTCCTTTTTAAGTGGGTCTCAGTTATCAGCTAATTATTTGAGACCTGCTGGCACAGATCCTTACACACGACCAGAAGACCCGGTTCCTGATAGGTTTAATCCATCAGGTGGCTATTCTCCTAATTTTGGTCGGCGGTCCACTATGGACCACAATGGTATCTCCCATCACTTAACTGAGACTGCATCTCGTATGTGGGCCTCTCCG CCACCGGCAGCTCTGAGAGGTTTATCTGATGCTAGTGGTGGATTATCTTCTGCACGGCCTGGCCATGTTCTTGGCAG TGGACACAAATCTGCCATCGTTACAAACACAACTGTGGAAATTAGAGTTCCAGAAAATGCTATGAGCTTTGTGTACGGAGAGCATGGCAACAATCTGGAGCAACTGAGACAG ATATCGGGTGCGAGGGTCATAGTCCATGAACCTCAACTAGGAACAAGTGACAGGATCATTGTCATATCAGGGACGCCTGATCAAACCCAGTCTGCTCAAAACCTCCTTCATGCATTCATCCTTAAAGGTGAAACCTCATTGTCGAAAAGATGCAACCTAAACTAG